The Hypanus sabinus isolate sHypSab1 chromosome 7, sHypSab1.hap1, whole genome shotgun sequence region attcccagaatcatccttgtgaacttcctctgaaccctctccaatgccagcacatcttttcttagatggggagcccaaaactgttcatgatactcaaggtgaggccacaccagggcataaagcctcagcatcacatccctgctcttgtattctagacctctagaaatgaatgctaacattgcatttgccttcctcaccaccgagtcaacctggaggttaaccttcagggtgttctgcacaaggacttccaagtctctcaacatctcagatttttgtgttttctccctgtttagcaaatagcatatttatttctactactaaagtgcatgacagtgcattttccaacattgtatttcatttgtcactttcttgcccattgttctaagtccttctgtagcctacctgtttcctcaacactacctgcccctccactaatcttcatatcatctgcaaatcatctaaatcatttatattctgcataaaaagcagcagtcccaacaccgacccctgtggaacaccaccagtaactggcagccaaccagaaaaggatcctttaattcccactcgctgcctcctaccaatcagccaatgctgtaaccatgccagtaactttcctgtaataccatgggctcttaacttggtaagcactGACCCCCTCGGTTAATGTTAAAGGTCGGGAACCCCTGATCGAAATATCATCCCTCTGTCAATCTGATGCCAGCTTCTGCTGTGAGATCTCAGTAGCCCGGGATCACGGTTTACAAGTCATCAGCCGAGGCCGCtcaaccccctctctccccaggaTTCCTCCAGCACACTGTTGACTTTGGGCCTGCTAGGCTTAATTATTCCTTATTTCTTGCTGGGAAACATTATTCTGGGGTGTGTAGATCTCgtcatcattatgaaacagttgaacatgtAGAATTACAGTGTGAAGCAAATCAAATGCAGGCTTCATTACAATCTTTGTGGTTGATagttttaatttttaaaactttgttATGGGAGTGACTTTGATTCACAGCATCGTCTTTCATTACTTACGATCTATAGGGCTTTGGGGGTAATTTAGCTTTCCTTTGAAAGAGAAGTGGTGCGGGTTCCCCCCCGAGCTCTCCACACTCCAGTTGGTGGCGATAATCCACCTCCAAATTGGGCTGCGAAGCGCCATCAAAAGTTAGGAGAGCGTTACCCGGGGCAACTGCGAGTTGTCAGGCGCGGCGCAGGCTTCCCCGAAGCAATGGAGGACCCCGGATCTGATGACGCAATAGTTCTGCGCCCATAACCCGGGCGCCCGGCGGCGGCTGAGATGTTGTCGGGTCTAAGCGGCGGCTCCGGGCCGGAGGGGCTGGTGGTAGTGACAGGTATTGGGGGTGTCGTTCACCGCGGTCGGGGGGTCAGAGCTGCTGGAACTGGGGTTAGTAGGCGTCGGTGGTACGCGGGATATAGGTGTTGGGGGTGGTCACAGCTCCCAGGACACGAGGGTTGTGGGTCATGACAGGCACTGGGGTCAGGGACATCGGAGATCATGGATACCTGGGGTCAGGGGTCACATCTAGGTCAGGAGGGTTGTGGGTCGTGACAGGCACTGGAGTCAGGAACGCTGGAAATCGTGGGGTTGGGTGTCAGAGATGACAGCTACTGAAGCTGATGGATGGTGACAGATACCGGGAATTGCAGGGTTACAGATACAGGAGTGGTGTGGGGTGTAACGTGTCATAAATACCTCAGGTTACAGGTTCTGGGTCACAGGAATGGGGTCAGTGTCATGAGTATCGATGGGTCAGAGGAACTCTGTAGATGTTGCATGTCAGATCCATTCTCTTGTGCGCTTCAGTGGACAAATGTAAAATAatgttactttccccaaacatTTTCGGCTCAGTGACTGGGTGGGGGTGACCTTACTCTGCCCTGCCCGTCTCCCTTTTGATCTCTACCCTCTTCAGTCTGTGCTCtcccttcacccctctcccactgggcagaaggtacCAAAGCCAGAAAGCACagaccaccaggcccaaggactgCTTCTATCCCTCTGTTGTCAGACTCTTAAACAAACTCCTTGTATAATATGATGAACTTTtcccctcacaatctaccttgctatgatcttgcattttattgttttcaggcactgcactttctctgtcgcTGTTACACGTAATTCTATTGTTATTCTTTTCCCTTATATTGCGTAATAAAAGACTAAAGATTACctgtcacacatacatcaaatcggtgaaatgcattgtttgtgtcaacaaccaacacaatccgaggatgtgctggggacagcccgtaAGAGACACCacacttctggcgccaacatagtatgcccacaacatacagaatcgggtttattatcggcatgtgtcatgaaatttgttaacttaccagcagcagttcaatgcaatgcgtGATAACATAGAAAAAAAGTAAatgattacagtaagtatatatgtctattaaatagttgcattaaaaataatgcaaaaacaaatcatacattcggccctccttatccgcgaattctgcaTGCGCCAagtcaaccaaccgcgaatcgagaaaacctggaagtgctcttccagcacttgttgttcaagcatgtacaggcttttttcttgtcattattccctaaacaatgcagtataacaacttgtttacatagcatttacattgtattaggtattataagtaatctagagatgatttaaagtatacgggaagatgtgcatgggttatcgtggattgggatcgaaaaaaatcagaagttctcttattaagtaagtcggaacaggtacatctggtattatttagcgtcagttagtcaaacgtttgtcttagtatatagtatatattttacctttatatgcatataaaacacttaagaacgtatgtttcagcgccgggctccagttcaatccagtgacagaccgctaccGAGTGTGCTCTTCattcgtgccgggttgatgtggaaaatcaaaaacccaaaacccaataattaaactactgcgttgcttagtaataattgtagctttcattggggcggagcctttctcactttatcctttaaaattgttctgattgttgactgactgtagcctaacacttttccaatgaccaatggcatttcacctctttctgatcgctttaatatttccactttattttcaatcgtgatcatgattattttcgtgaacagaaacactgcaagtTCAGAGCTCTGATGCTGGGTCCTAatatccactgcactgagacaggttaaataaggtcgggttccgctgggtcccaaggtccactgcattgagacaggttgaatgagggacttgagcatccgtgaattttggtatccgcaaggggtcccagaaccaatccctcgcggatcaGGAGGGCCaactatatatatctatatatatatatatatatatatatattttttttttttttttttaatgatttcatgggttcaatggctatttaggaatcagatggcagaggggagaagctgttcctgaatcgctgagtgtgtgcctttaggcttctgtacctcctctctgatggtaacagtgagaagaggataTGCCCTGGGTGAGGGGGTCCAAATGAGGAACACCGTCTTTCTGAagtactgctccttgaagatatcttgggtgCTACATTGGCTagtacctatgatggagctgattaagacttacaaccttctgcagcttctttcagtcctgtgcagtaactcccccccacacaccagacagtaatgcagcctgtcagaatgctcttccctccataccagacagtgacgcagcctgtcagaatgctctcctctcccccccataccagacagtgatgcagcctgtcagaatgctctgcccccccccaaaccagacagtgacgcagcctgtcagaatgctctcctctccccctccataccagacagtgacggagcctgtcagaatgctctgccccccccataccagacagtgacgcagcctgtcagaatgctctgcccccccataccagacagtgatgcagcctgtcagaatgctctcccccccccataccagacagtgacgcagcctgtctgaatgctctcctctcccccccataccagacagtgatgcagcctgtcagaatgctctgccccccccaaaccagacagtgatgcagcctgtcagaatgctctcctctcccccataccagacagtgacgcagcctgtcagaatgctctcctctcccccccataccagacagtgacgcagcctgtcagaatgctctcctctcccccccataccagacagtgatgcagcctgtcagaatgctctgccccccccataccagacagtgacacagcctgtcagaatgctctcctctccccctccataccagacagtgacacagcctgtcagaatgctctcccccccaataccagacagtgacgcagcctgtcagaatgctctccccccccataccagacagtgacacagcctgtcagaatgctctcccccccataccagacagtgacacagcctgtcagaatgctctcctctcccccccataccagacagtgacgcagcctgtcagaatgctctcctctcccctccataccagacagtgacgcagcctgtcagaatgctctcctctacccccaataccagacagtgatgcagcctgtcagaatgctctcctctccccccccataccagacagtgacgcagcctgtcagaatgctctcctctccccccccataccagacagtgacacagcctgtcagaatgctctccccccccataccagacagtgacacagcctgtcagaatgctctcccccccataccagacagtgacacagcctgtcagaatgctctcctctcccgcccataccagacagtgacgcagcctgtcagaatgctctcctctcccccccataccagacagtgacacagcctgtcagaatgctctcctctcccccccataccagatagtgacgcagcctgtcagaatgctctcctctcccccccataccagacagtgacacagcctgtcagaatgctctcctctccccctccataccagacagtgacgcagcctgtcagaatgctctcctctccccccccccataccagacagtgacacagcctgtcagaatgctctcccccccataccagacagtgactcagcctgtcagaacgctctcctctcccccccataccagacagtgacgcagcctgtcagaatgctctccccccccataccagacagtgacgcagcctgtcagaatgctctcctctccccctccataccagacagtgactcagcctgtcagaatgctctcctctccccctccataccagacagtgactcagcctgtcagaatgctctcctctccccctccataccagacagtgactcagcctgtcagaatgctctcctctccccctccataccagacagtgactcagcctgtcagaatgctctcctctcccccccataccagacagtgatgcagcctgtcagaatgctctcctctcccccccataccagacagtgatgcagcctgtcagaatgctctcccccccataccagacagtgactcagcctgtcagaatgctctcctctccccctccataccagacagtgacacagcctgtcagaatgctctcctctcccccccgtaccagacagtgacgcagcctgtcagaatgctctcctctcccccccataccagacagtgacacagcctgtcagaatgctctcctctcccccccgtaccagacagtgacgcagcctgtcagaatgctctcctctcccccccataccagacagtgacacagcctgtcagaatgctctcctctccccccccataccagacagtgatgcagcctgtcagaatgctctcccccccataccagacagtgactcagcctgtcagaatgctctcctccccccccccataccagacagtgacacagcctgacagaatgctctcctctccccccccataccagacagtgacgcagcctgtcagaatgctctcctctcccccccataccagacagtgacacagcctgtcagaatgctctcctctccccccataccagacagtgacgcagcctgtcagaatgctctcctctcccccataccagacagtgacgcagcctgtcagaatgctctccatggttcatctgtagaaacttgagtatttttggtgacaaaccaaatgtcctcaatctcctaatgaaatagagccaCTGCCTTTATAGCTTCATCGATATTTTCGTCTAGACAAGGACCtccgagatcttgacacccaggaattttaagttgctctctctctcaacttctgatccctctatgaggatcggtttgtgttccttcgtcttacccttcctggtccacaatcagctctttcgacttacgttgagtgccaggttgttgctgtggcaccactccactagttggcatatcttgctcctgtatgccctctcgtctccatcagcgattctgccaacaatggttgtatcagcagcaaatttatagatggtatttgagcttgcCTAGTCACATagacatgggtatagagagaatagagcagtgggctaagcacacatccctgaggtgcgccagcattgatcatcagcgaagaggagatgtaatcaccaatctgcacagattgtggtcttccgttgggaaatcgaggatccaattgcagagggaggtacagaggtccaggttccaTAGCttaccagtcaggattgtgggaatgatggtattaagtgctgagctatagtcgatgaactgcatcctgacgtaagtgtttgtgttgtccaggtggtctaaagccgtatgaagagccattgagactgtctgccgttgacctattgtggcaataggcaaattgcaatggatccaggtccttgctgaggcaggagttcagtctagtcataaccaacctctcaaagcttttcatcactgtagatgtgagtgctacagggcgatagtcattaaggcagctcacattatccttcttaggcactggtatacttgtaggtgggaacttctgaccatagcaataagagtttgaaaatgtcctgaaATACTCTTGCCAGTTGATTgggacaggttttcagagccttaccaggtccTGCCCTCCGGACATCTGCCTCCAaaatggagatcacagggtcaccagtgcagcagggatcttcacggATTCTCCCTTTCCACacgggcatagaaggcgttgagtgcATCTGGTAGTGATGCTgctgggtttcgctttgtaggaagtaatgtcttgcaaaccctgccagagttaccgtgcatccgatgtcacctccaacctcgtttgaaattgtctcttcacccttgaaatagccctcagcAAATCATACCTGATTTTCTGATATAGACCTGGGTCAGCAGCCTTGAATGTCACAGATGTAGCCCTCAGCAGACAATGGACCTCCTGGTTCATTCATGGCCTTTGGTTTGGGAGTGTACAGCAAGCTTTGTAGgcgcacactcatccacacaggttttaacaactgcagcatactcatccagattcaaagatggatccctgaatactgtccagtccgctgattcaaagcagtcctataggcgctcctgtgcttcccttgtccaaacgtTCTTAGTCCTCACTGCTGggtctgcagtcttcagtctctgcctacacTCAGGGTTtcgaagtacagccaggtgatcagatttcccgaagggagggtgtggaatagcatggtaggcagtcttgatggtggtgtaacagtggtccagtgtgttgtttcctctgatattgcaagtgatctgtgatggtaattgcttaatgaatttttcagactggcctggttaaaatcccccagaaTGATGGTGTGtactgtttcgtgcatgttgatcccgtTGCTCTGTTTGACACTGTCCTGAGGTGGAGTGTATACCGCTACCAAAATGATCGCAGAAATCTCCcgtggcagataaaatggatgccACTTAACtgtgagatattccaggtctgatgAGCAGAATTGGGATGGCACTGTGCACCAAGAGGAGTCAATCATGAGGTTtattcctccacctctgcttttgagtgACTCAGTAGTCCTATCCTGACGGTGTACAGTAAACCCGTCAATCTGAAGCTGACCTGTATTTGcgcctttggactatgggaggggACGGGGcgcatggtcacagagagaacgcacaaactccttggAGGTGACAGGCGGGAATTGGGCTTGAATCACAATaactggcactgtaaaacattaCACTAACCACCAACCTGTCCAAGCATATCACCATACCTCggtaataataataaaccaattccagtccTCTCTGTCCAGGGAAATGGTGTCTCGTTGGAGGGAGGGGAGACTGAAATGAGGGATTCAAAATCAAGAAAGGATATTGGAGATTGACTGGGGTTGGAGTTTATGTTAGACCGGAAAACATTCACATAGACCTTGGCTGTTTGTGCGTgacttgtttttgttttgtatgtTCCTTACAGTGAATTTTGTGTGGCGTGGtcaaagggctagaagggcctgtttcacacagtatctcagtaaataatgaAACAGATTTCTCCCTGATATTAAAGCTGCTTCTCGTTCTGTGGTGTCACTCTTTCAGGAGAAcagaattgagagcatcctgtttTGTAGGGGGATGGATGGTGGTGTTTTGAATTTAGATGTTCTCTGTGAACCCAGgtgtcctcttctcactgttaaccatcaggagggaggtacaggacatGTCCACTTCTCActtaccatcaggagggaggtaaaggagcctgaagacacacactcaatgattcaggaacagcgtcttcccctctgccatcagatttctgaacggacattgaacccatgtacaccacctcacttttgCTCCAACTTATGTTGTATGTTTCTGATTGTGACTTGTAGTAtatttttgtctttgcactggACTGCTACTGCAGAACATCCAATTTCCCCACAAATGTCAgcgataatgaacctgattctgactcggGGCTCGGTTGACGTGAGCTGGAAGCTGGGTCTGATTGGATCAGAGTTGGCTGGTAACGCTGGGGCTGACTGCTTATCATTTCTTCTTCCTCTCGTCCTGCTGCAGACAGCCTGAAGTGTGAGGGTCGGAGTCTGATCAAGAGTCTGGTGAAGAGTGCAGCTGTGCGGTAAGTGCCAGGTCTGGTGGCGGTGTTGGGAGTCTGGGGGCAGGATGGCACCATGGGGCACACAACTGTTACAGGTTGGCATTGCATATTGAACTAGATTCTGTAGAGAggacgcagaggagattcaccaggatgccgctgGGATTAAAGAGCAGGTCCTATGAGGGATGGttaagcaagctagggcttttctctttgaagcaaagaaggatgagagatgacttgatagaggtggagAAGATGTGGTATAGGTTTTGCCTTGAGTTTGCAACACCTCACAGCTTTTCCTGAACCTGATCTGTCTGTGGCCTCCCCGTGCCAGACGGCGTGACCTCCCCGTGCCAGACGGCGTGACCTCCCCGTACCAGACGGTGtaatactccagccagttggaGTACTCTCCACGCTGCACCTGTAGAGAtttcggtgacataccaaattttctgaaattcctaatgaaatatagctgctgtcttgccttctttgtagctgtatcgatatgttgggcccgggGTAGATCCTCAGAGGTATTGACACCCAGCTCAGGGACTGGTGTCTGAGGTCCACAGtcagttgaagggcctgtacgaGGCTGAGATGCTGGTGACATTGTGTGTTGTTTTACCACTCTTTGCAGGGGGGAGTGTATCCACGTGGCCACCCTCGAGCTCTCGATGTCAGAGTTCTGTGAGGGGCTGGACGAGAGCGTGAGGGCGAGGTGAGTTGGCGGGGCACACATCGCCTGGTATGGAGAGGAGTCACGAGGATCCGGGCAATACCGGGGAGCAACAAACCGGGACTCTGGTGTGAGCGGCGTCTGTGGGGAGCGAACAGGTCAGGCTCTGATCATGGGGAGGGTTTGAGTCAGGCCagtaggtgatgggtggattgAGCACGGGGTAAgagtgatggaggagggggtgagtgtgatgggaggcAGAAGTGTGATGTGTGGATCCTGTTGGTAGGTCCTGTGGGAGTTCGGCACTGTGCTTGTCTCCTGGTGAAGGGTGTGGGAGAAATCAGCTGGGATTGGGATTGAGGATAGGTGGGGTTCACTCGGTTTGGGGGGGCTCTGGGGACGGACTGACTCTTACCCCCTCCCCACTCAGGCTAAGGTTTGAGGATGGTTTCAGCGACCCCCTACACTGGGAGCAGAGCGATGCCCTCCCCCTGGAGCGCTTCACCGGCCCGGAGATGGTATCCCGGCTGGAAATGGACCTGGGATCAGCAGGAACGCGCTGGATGCTCGTGCTGGATTCCCTCAGCCAACTGCTCCAGGCAAGAGGGGCCACGACCCTCTGCCGAGACCTACACACATTCCAGCGGAGAGCTGCCTCTGCAGGTCAGTGAGCCTCGATTCCCTGCCCAGCACTGGTCATCGTCCGGAGTGCAGGGACCCTTTGCTGAGCCACCCGCCCCAGGTCAAAGGTCAGGGGTTTCACATAACCGGCAGGGAATGGTGTTCTTTTGCTGGGGCCACAGGTCACTGGCTCTTAAGACAGATCAGAGGTCACTAGATTCTTGATGGAGTTCACCAAGTGTTGACCCAGGTCAGAGGTCATTGCTTTCTGTCAAAGGTAACTGAAATTGTGCATATTGCTGGTCAAAGGTCACTGATTCTGATGAAAGATTAATGACACTCAGTTCAGAGGTCATAAGTGACTAGCTCTTAATGTAGGACGCAGGTCATGCATAGATtgtgaagctcagacttggttcCACTTTGGGAAGAGTGGAAGATCGGGGAGGGGCAGCAAGTGGAGGGCAGTCTGCTTGGGATTCAGTGGGACCCAGagcccctctctgctctctcctcaGGTTTGGGGACGGGGCGGGTGCTGGGCCTGCTCCACGCTGACCTGCACCAGCCCCAGGAACTGGAGGTCGTGGCCCAGATGGCGAACGCAGTGGTGTCACTTACCCCAGTCCCCCAGGGTCACCAGTGCTGCCGGGAATTTCCAGCACACGCCATCGCCACCTGCTTCCACAGGAGAAAGTCAGGCAAAGTCCACAGGACGGTCAGTATCTCTCCCACTCGACCCCTTCCCTCTTCATACTcgtccccttccctcctcccactcgaccctttccttcctcccacttgaacccc contains the following coding sequences:
- the elp5 gene encoding elongator complex protein 5 isoform X3, yielding MLSGLSGGSGPEGLVVVTDSLKCEGRSLIKSLVKSAAVRLRFEDGFSDPLHWEQSDALPLERFTGPEMVSRLEMDLGSAGTRWMLVLDSLSQLLQARGATTLCRDLHTFQRRAASAGLGTGRVLGLLHADLHQPQELEVVAQMANAVVSLTPVPQGHQCCREFPAHAIATCFHRRKSGKVHRTVEYFTVEDGLGLRTAGVPFPEEMPTETSVKTDPTADLTFNLRLTAEEQQARSSVPLPYHLSPARKAALLQGEGRGKIHYQPDTGDDFDEEDPDDDLDI
- the elp5 gene encoding elongator complex protein 5 isoform X1 — encoded protein: MLSGLSGGSGPEGLVVVTDSLKCEGRSLIKSLVKSAAVRGECIHVATLELSMSEFCEGLDESVRARLRFEDGFSDPLHWEQSDALPLERFTGPEMVSRLEMDLGSAGTRWMLVLDSLSQLLQARGATTLCRDLHTFQRRAASAGLGTGRVLGLLHADLHQPQELEVVAQMANAVVSLTPVPQGHQCCREFPAHAIATCFHRRKSGKVHRTVEYFTVEDGLGLRTAGVPFPEEMPTETSVKTDPTADLTFNLRLTAEEQQARSSVPLPYHLSPARKAALLQGEGRGKIHYQPDTGDDFDEEDPDDDLDI
- the elp5 gene encoding elongator complex protein 5 isoform X2, translated to MLSGLSGGSGPEGLVVVTDSLKCEGRSLIKSLVKSAAVRGECIHVATLELSMSEFCEGLDESVRARLRFEDGFSDPLHWEQSDALPLERFTGPEMVSRLEMDLGSAGTRWMLVLDSLSQLLQARGATTLCRDLHTFQRRAASAGLGTGRVLGLLHADLHQPQELEVVAQMANAVVSLTPVPQGHQCCREFPAHAIATCFHRRKSGKVHRTVEYFTVEDGLGLRTAGVPFPEEMPTETSTDPTADLTFNLRLTAEEQQARSSVPLPYHLSPARKAALLQGEGRGKIHYQPDTGDDFDEEDPDDDLDI